The genome window AGCAATATTATCTTTAAACTCTGCAGGAAAAATCATGTGATTTTTAAGATTGCTTATCTTATGCTGGATGAAGTTAGCAGATAAATTTTCAGCATTAATATTCAATTCCTGAATAATTGAACTAACAAGAGAAGAGGAATCTTCAGTATCGTAAATGGAAAAATTACTTTTATAATTAATTTTATCGGCTTCAATTCTTAAAATTTTAGCAAAGATGGAATGGAATGTTCCCATCCAAAGTCGGTTTGCGCTTGATCCAATTAACTCTTTAATCCGCTGCTTCATCTCGTTTGCAGCTTTATTAGTAAAAGTTAATGCAAGAATTGAGTCAGCCTCAAAACCTTTTTCAATTAGATAGGCAATCTTAAAAGTAAGGACTCTTGTTTTGCCGGATCCTGCACCAGCAACAATCATAGAAGGTCCTTCAAGATGCTCAACTGCCAGCTTTTGTTCAGGATTAAGTGATTTTAGAATATTCATAGATGTGGAACTACATTTTTTAGTGTGCAAATATACAAAAATGAGCCTGTAAATTCAATTAAGCGAAGTACTAAAGATTTTGTCTTGAAAATAAATGTGGGAAAAACACCTTTTTAGTAATATTTCAACAATAACTTTTATTTTTCAGTATCATTTTTTAAATGAAGATGACAATAGATTTTAAAAATTTCTGATTTGAGGTAATCAATTTTGAATTTAACAACGCCAGTTTAGAGTTTATTATTTTAATTATATGGCAAATTGTTGAAAATTAATAGAGTGGAATTCCAAGATTTATTTGGGCAGAAAGAAAAAGCCCACCTCCACTAATAAAATTTTCCCCGGATACATAAGAATTATTCGGTCCTAAAAAACTATTTTCTTTATTGTCATACATCTCTTTGATTATAAAGTTTGTATAACCAGCGGTGGTTTCCAGGCTAAGGTAATCACCTGAAATTTTATAAATAAATCCACAACCAATTGAAAAGCCGGTAGCTGACTTTCCATTTTTGTATTGCGTTTCAATATTTTTAGAAGACGAGGATGGTTGGCTTACATCCAAATCTGCACTGTGAAAAGTTACTTGAGCATCAACAATTTTAAGATCAAAAGAATTGGATAAGGAAACTCCTAAATCAACTCCAACACCCCAATAATTTAAATTCATAGAAAACTTATTCGATGTAATTAAAGCATCAACTTTATTAGAACTCTCATGTTCCTCTTTTAAGTATTGATAATAACCTTTTACCGAAACTAAAAGGTTTTTATAATTGAACCGGAAAATATTTGCACCTATTCTAAATCCAGAAGCGGCTTTGAATTTTTCTAACTGAGTTCCAGTGGAAGGATAATTTCCATTATTATTCATAAAATCGATAAAAGAATTTAATCCACCCGCATCGTACTTTTGGTAAGAATATCCGCCATAAAAGCCGCTAAGACCAAAACATCCAAATCCGCAGGTTTGTGCTTCTGTGTTTTTGGGAATGGAAATAATTAAAGAGATTGCCAGCATCAGCAAGGAACAATATATTTTATTTAGTTTCATACAATCTCATTTAATTTTATTTCTGAACGATTGAACCTTCGAGGTTCTAAAAACCTCGAAGGTTATCCAAACTTTTGAACTTTCGAGGATCCGATAACCTCGAAGGTTTTCATTTTACTTTGTCCCTTTCTCCAAATCGTGTCCGCCAATACCAAGCTCACTTTTCCTTAGCAAATATGCAAACAATAATCCGAAAAAACCAAGTGAAGAAAAAATCCACATTCCTAAGGTATAACCACCTGGATTTGCTGCACTTGCTTTACCAAAATCGTTGGCAAATCCAATTATCAAATTAAAAGCGAATAGCCCAATATTTTGAATCATAGTCATTAAACCGTAGGCAGTTCCAAGTTTTTCTTGCCTTACAATCAATGCAACTGAGGGCCACATAACCGCAGGAATTAAAGAGAAAGCTATTCCCATGATTGACATAGGAATAATTAAATACATTGGAATGCTTGAATGAATATCAAAGAAATCAAGATTGATATTTAACGAACCGCTGAACCCAAGCGGAGTTGCAATATCAATTTTGTAAGCCATCATTAAATAAACCGGAATAATTAACAATGATCCAATCATCATTAAGAGAGATCGTTTTCCAATTCTATCTGATAGCAGCCCAAAAAGAGGTGTAAAAAACATCGCTGCAAGTGTTAGCATACTGGAAAGATTTCCGCCAACCTCTCTTGTTGTTCCGTGTGCTTCCTGGAAAAATTTAACAGCAAAAGTCTGGAATGGAAACATAGCAGAGTAAAAAGTAACACATAGTGCAGTGATGAACCAAAAAGATTTTCCGAAATTGAACAGCTCTTTTAAAACAACCTTATCCTGTGCGCCTTCTTTAGGCAGATCATATTTTTTGCTTGCATAGGCATCAAAGAAATAATAAACACCGATGCAAACCAAAGCAAAAACACCAGACGCTACAGTAATTAATAATGGTGTTTGCCAGTAATTATAGTAATCTTTTCCCCACGATGGAGCGTTTAATGCTATGAAGGAACCAAGGCGTGCGACAGTTAAATTAAGTCCGAATGCAAATGATAATTCTTTTCCTTTAAACCACCTCGCAATAATTGTTGTTATAGCAACTATCATCGATTCAGCACCCAAACCAAAAATCAATCTGCCAGCGGACATGGTATAAATGTTTCCCCAAATAGCAGTTAGTGCCGAAC of Ignavibacteriales bacterium contains these proteins:
- a CDS encoding MFS transporter, producing MENTHTLKSPPSTLMRWTILLFISLAMFGNYYIYDSISPLADVLKQQLGYSDSNIGLLNAIYSFPNIIMVLVGGIIIDKIGTRKSVFIFTFLVMLGSALTAIWGNIYTMSAGRLIFGLGAESMIVAITTIIARWFKGKELSFAFGLNLTVARLGSFIALNAPSWGKDYYNYWQTPLLITVASGVFALVCIGVYYFFDAYASKKYDLPKEGAQDKVVLKELFNFGKSFWFITALCVTFYSAMFPFQTFAVKFFQEAHGTTREVGGNLSSMLTLAAMFFTPLFGLLSDRIGKRSLLMMIGSLLIIPVYLMMAYKIDIATPLGFSGSLNINLDFFDIHSSIPMYLIIPMSIMGIAFSLIPAVMWPSVALIVRQEKLGTAYGLMTMIQNIGLFAFNLIIGFANDFGKASAANPGGYTLGMWIFSSLGFFGLLFAYLLRKSELGIGGHDLEKGTK